In the Streptomyces sp. SJL17-4 genome, TGGCTCCGGTTGACGGCCGGCAGCCTCCGTTGCAGCTCTTCAAGAACTGCATGGTGCGTATCAACGGCTCCGAGGCTCGCCTCCGCTACTGACCCCGATAGAGCAGCCCGTTGAGGGAGGTCGGCGCGGGTGACGACATTGACGAGCCGGGCCTTGGGGGCGCAGTGCGGCCTCGCGGATCGCGACTTGGACGATCCGGCGCCGGACCCGGTCCGCCGCTGTCCGTCCTCGCGCGGCGCCCTTCGGCGGACGCGCCGGGCCGAAGCGGTTCACCACCAGTAGGCGGGGTACCTCGGTGCCGCGCGCCGGACGCGGGAAGCGGCGTACGCGGTCAGTACGAGCAGGACCGTGGACCCGAACAACAGGGGAACGAACCTGCCCGGCGCGGGCCCCTGGAGGACGATGACGACGGCGGTCGCGCAGGCGGGCGAGTGCGGGGTCCGGGCCAGTGTCGTCAAGGCGAGGGTGACACCGGCGGCGAGGGCGGCGGCCCAGGCGCTGCCGTGCGCCACGACGGCCACCGCGTACCCGGCGGCGGCACCCAGGAGGTGGCCGACGACCACGCTCCGAGGCTGGGCCAGTGGCAGCGCGGGAGCGCAGTGGACCAGAGCGGCGCTGGCGGCGAGCGGGGGTATCAGCACCGGCTCGTGGAGGGCGGCGCCGATCGCGACGAGCGCGAGGAGGGCCGCCGTGGCGGCGCTGACATTGTGGGCGGCGGCCGCGGGCGTCGGTCGCGCCGGGGCACGGCCGGCCATCCGGGCCAGGCGCGGGCGCCGACTGCGGGGGGCGGCGGCGGAGACGGTCACGGCCGGGGCGGGTTCGGGACGCGGAGCGGTGTCGGTGTTCATGTGATGGAGGCGGGGTTTCCGGGGCAGGCGGCCGTGGGCCGGACGAGACGGGAGTGGGGGCGGCGGGTCGCACGGACCTCTGTGGTCGACAGTCGGCCCGGCCTCGCGCCCGACCCTGGTGCGGCGGCGCGGCCTCGCACCACTCTAACCAGCGGGTTCTCGGCTGCTCGGCCGGGGCGGAGCCGGGTCTGCGGCGTAGAATGAGCCGAATGAGCCCACTCCGATACGAGCTGGTGTTCTCCGACGACACGGATTCGGCCCGCGACGTCGTGATCGTCGAGCGCACCTCTTCCAAGGGGCCCGGCGGCCATCCGGTCTACGCCGACCCCACCAACATCATCCGGGCGGAGATCAGCGACCGGGACGAGGTACGCATCCTGGCCTCGGGCGGGCACCAGGCTCCGCCA is a window encoding:
- a CDS encoding HPP family protein — encoded protein: MNTDTAPRPEPAPAVTVSAAAPRSRRPRLARMAGRAPARPTPAAAAHNVSAATAALLALVAIGAALHEPVLIPPLAASAALVHCAPALPLAQPRSVVVGHLLGAAAGYAVAVVAHGSAWAAALAAGVTLALTTLARTPHSPACATAVVIVLQGPAPGRFVPLLFGSTVLLVLTAYAASRVRRAAPRYPAYWW
- a CDS encoding DUF6296 family protein → MSPLRYELVFSDDTDSARDVVIVERTSSKGPGGHPVYADPTNIIRAEISDRDEVRILASGGHQAPPQHVLARRLTDTDPKDPAGPSTSAA